The genome window CGATCTCAGCGGGCGCACGCAAGACACGCCGTCGCGCGCCGCGCGCCACAGCGGCGTCGCGCCAACGCCGGCGGCCGACACGGCGCCCATTCCAGTAATGACGATTCTGCGCGCGGCGCCTTGTTGCGGCATCAATGTTCAATCCTTTGCTTGATTTAAACCACGCGCGCCATGCGCCGATCTTAAGAATCGTTTGAAGGTTTAATGAGGCGCGCGCCGGCGTCAAACGCGGGACCGCGCCTCAGACAGGGGCCGCAGTTCGCCCAAGACGGGCGTAAGCCCCTGTCTCTTTAGGGTATACACTCTAATCGAGCATCTTCTTCAGCTCGGCGCGCAGGCCCTCCGCGACGTCCGGCCGCGCCAGGCCGAAGGCGACATTGGCCACGAGAAATCCAAGCTTTGAACCCGTGTCATAGGTCCGCCCGTCGAAGCGCACGGCGTGGAAGGGCCGCGTCTTCGCAAGATGAATCATGGCGTCGGTAAGCTGAATTTCGCCGCCGGCGCCTTTTTCATGCCTTTCGAGCAGCGCGAAAATTTCCGGCTCCAGAATATAGCGACCGGAAATGATGAAATTGCTGGGCGCCGTCCCCTGCGGCGGCTTTTCGACCATCCCTGTGATTTCGAACGTCGCCCCGTAGTCCTTGCCGCGCGCGACGATGCCGTATTGATGCGTCTCTTCCGGCTTCACTTCCTCGACCGCGATGATATTGCCGCCGTGTGTTTCGTAAGCCGCGACCGCTTCCGCGAGACAGCGCGCGCTTTTGCCTCGCGCGGGAAGCGTGATCATGTCGGGCAGCAGCACCGCGAAGGGCTCGTCGCCGATAATGTCGCGCGCGCACCACACGGCGTGGCCGAGGCCAAGCGGGGCCTGCTGGCGGGTGAAGCTCGTCGCGCCCGCGGCTGGCAGGTCTGACATCAGCGCTTCATATTCCTTGGACTTGTTGCGGCGGCGCAGCGTGTCCTCAAGCTCATAGGCCATGTCGAAGTGATCCTCGATGGCCCCCTTGCCGCGCCCGGTGACGAAAATGAAATGCTCGATTCCGGCTTCTCGCGCCTCGTCCACGACATGCTGCACGACCGGGCGGTCGACGACGGTCAGCATCTCCTTGGGCACGGCCTTGGTGGCCGGCAGGAAGCGCGTGCCGAGCCCGGCGACGGGGAAAACAGCCTTGCGAATGCGTTTGCTCATGGAGAGGCCCATTGGGAGGTGAGACGGCGAAGGGTGATAGCGGCGAATCGCTCCGGAGGCGACTCGCCGCCGGATCGATGGAAGAAGTCTTGAAAAACGAGCCGTTTAGCACGATTTGGCTGGATCGTAGAGTTCGCCACGCGAATGGCGCAAAGACATGAGGCGTTAAAGGCCGCGCGGCGTTACCATCCGCCGAAGATATGAGAGGAAGGTTTTGGCATGACGGTTCTGGTTACGGGGGGCGCCGGCTATATCGGCAGTCATACGGTTCTCGAACTGCTCGACGCCGGCGAACCTGCGCCCGTCGTGCTCGACGATCTCTCGACAGGCTTCCGCTGGTCGGTTCCCGAGGGGACGCCGCTCGTGGTCGGCGATTTTGGCGACGTGGATCTCGTCGCGGATTTGATCGAGCGCTACGCCATTGATGAGATCATCCATTTCGCCGCAAAGATCGTCGTTCCCGATTCCGTCGCCGATCCTCTCGGTTATTACCTCAACAATACGGCGAAAGCGCGCACGCTGCTCGCGACGTCGGTGGCGCGTCGCGTCAAACGCTTTATCTTTTCTTCGACCGCCGCCGTCTACGGCGATCCTCTGCATAATCCGGTGACCGAGGACGAGCCGCTAAAGCCGGTGTCGCCCTATGGGCGATCGAAGCTCATGGTCGAGTGGATGCTGGAGGATACGGCGCGCGCGCATGACCTCGCCTATGTCGCCCTGCGCTATTTCAACGTCGCCGGCGCGGATCCGAAGGGTCGTTCGGGGCAATCGACGCCGAACGCCACGCATCTCATCAAGGTCGCCGTGCAGACGGCGCTCGGCCTGCGCCCAAAACTGCAGGTCTTCGGCGACGATTACCCGACGCCCGACGGCACATGCGTGCGCGACTATATCCAGGTCACCGATCTCGCGCGCGCCCATCTCGACGCCTTGCGCTATCTGCGCGAGGGCGGCGCCAACCTAACGGCCAATTGCGGCTATGAGCGCGGCTTTTCGGTTCTCGAAGTGATCGAATCGGTCAAGCGGGTTTCCGGCGTTGATTTCGACGTCGAAATGTCGCCGCGCCGTCCAGGCGACCCTGCCGCGATCGTCGCGGCGAACGAGCGAATCCGCCGAACGCTCGGTTGGACGCCGCGGCATGACGATCTTGACGAGATCGTTCGTCAGGCGCTGGAGTGGGAAAAGCGCCTCATGGCGCGCGGCGGCTGACGCAGCGCAGGAACGCGTCGTCCAACACTTAAGCAGTTCATGAAGTTTCTGTTGCGGATGACGCAGCGCAATGATACTTAAGCACATGCCTAAGCGTTCCGAGAGTCTCGATCGCATGTTCTCGGCGCTCGCCGATCCGACGCGACGCGCCATGGTCGAGCGCCTTGCGCGCGGGCCGGCGAATGTCAGCGAATTGGCCGGGCCGCTCAACATGTCGCTGCCTGCGGTCATGCAGCATCTGCAGACTCTGGAGCGGAGCGGGCTCGTGACGAGTCGAAAGGTCGGTCGCGTGCGCACCTGCCGCATCCAGCCAAAAAGATTCGACGCCGCGCAGGCGTGGCTCGCGCGGCAACGCGCGCATTGGGAGGCGCGCTTCGATGGTTTGGACGCGTTCCTTGAGAAAAGCGAGGATTAAGGATGGGCGATCAGAAACTCGATCTTGAAATTTCCCGCTTCGTGGCCGCCCCTCGCGCGCGCGTCTGGAAGGCGTGGACCGACCCTGAGATCCTTCAGCAATGGTGGTGCCCGCGGCCCTGGACAACCGAGATTCGCGCCTTCGACTTCCACCCCGGCGGCGCCTTCCACACGTTCATGAGCGGGCCGGATGGCGGAGAAAGCGACAATCCCGGCTGCTTTCTCGACATCGCGCCACAGGAGCGCATCATCTTCACCTCGATGCTGGTCGGCGGCTGGCGTCCCGCCTCGCCCTGGCTCGCCTTTACGGCGATTCTGACCATGGCCGACGAGGGCTCCGGCACGCGCTACGTCGCGCGCGTCATGCACAAGGACGAGGCCGAACGCCGCCGCCATGAAGAATTGGGATTCTACGACGGCTGGGGCGCATGCATCGCGCAGCTCGAGGAAGCGGCCCGGAATATTTCCTGAGGAGTAACGCCCCGAAAGCGCCGGCCGGCGCGCGCACGGAATTTTTTTAAAGCGCGCGCCGTGCTAAAGAAGCTCGCACGGTCCCGTAGCTCAGCAGGATAGAGCAGCGGTTTCCTAAACCGAAGGTCAGGGGTTCGAATCCCTTCGGGACCGCCAGCAACGCCTCAGCGCGCCTCCGGGAAGGCGCCCAGCACCGCTTCAAGCGGCCCTGAGTCGACCGTCATGCCGCCGTTGAATGGATTGTCCATCGCGGCGATCAGAAAGATCACCGAGCCAAGAAACAGCGCCATCGCGCCGCTCAGGATCAGATGGACATGGAGCTCCATGTCGAAGATGCATATCAGGCCCAGCAACAACAAACCGCCGAGACAGACCACCAGCCACAGCTCCTTTGGAATGCCATTCGCGCCGGCGGCGATGAGATAGCGGCGATGCTCGACCAGCGTGTTCAGACGGCTGAACGCCTCGGTCTGAACGATTTCCTCGCTTTTCAGCTTGGCCTGAAAACTCATCACCTGCGCGAAGAGCGCCGTCAATCCAGGCGAACGCGAATGGGGGTCCTGAGGAACATTGGGCGGCGGATGGACAGTGTCGATCGCCTCGCGCGCATAGTTGTGCAGATCGCGCTGAAGCTCGCCCCGAGTCGGCTGCGGAAAGCCGTCGAAATCTCGATGAAGGGTGGCGATCGTCAACGCCTCCTTAGAGACGATGTCCTGAACGGAAGAAAAATCCTGATAGGCCTCGACCGCGAGCAATCCCAACAAGATTCCGTAAAGCGTCGAATAGGCGGCGAGCGTCAGTCCGATCATTTCATTGGCGTTGCGACGCCCATGAATCCACGCATGCGCGAGCCGATTGAAAAGAAAAACGCCGAGCCAAGTCACGGCGACCGAGCCGACGCAGAGCAGAACCGCCATTTGCGGAACGGACAAAGTTTTAAACGACTGCGGCACCGGCGCCTCCTTCTTCGGCGACATTACGGACGCCCGCGTCGAATTGTCAAAAGGCTCACCGACTGAATATCCACAAGAGCAGACTGCCGACGACGCTCAAAATGAGCGACGTGGCGAGTGGAAAATAGAATTTGAAATTGCCGCGCTCGACGACGAGATCGCCTGGCAGGCGCCCAAGGCCAAATCTCTCGCCGACCATCCACAGAAGGCCGAGGCCGGCCATGACGAGCCCCGCAATGATGACAAACCTGGCCATAGGGTCAGCCTTTCTTCGCGTTCCTGATCGATGACTTTCCTATCGCTATTTCGTGCATTTCGGCGAAATCGCCAGCGGCGCCGGGACGATGCTCCGCAGCGCGCTTTCAGGTGACACATTGTCGCAAAGCCAGGAAACTCAGCGCGCTTCGCTTGACCGGCGCGTCGTCAAAGTTTAGGTGCCGACGAAGGGTTCGACGCCATTACTTTCTTTCGCCTGCGGCGAACCGACGCAATCGAACCGACGGCGCATGGCGCGGCTCTTGCGGGAGCCGGTTCGAGACGCGGGCCGCGCGACGCTTCGCAAAGCAACTGTCTCACTCCAATGGGTCGCTCCTGATGCGATCGCCGGCGCGCAGCGTTTGCGTGCGACTATGAGGGTTTTCATGAGGCCTGATCACATCTATCTCGCCATGACCATGGTCAAGCACAGCACGCTGGCCGCCGCTTGCATCTATGCGTTCAAGATCGTCTCGTTTTTCGTTAAGACCTTATAGTATAGCGATAGTTTCGCGCGCCGTTGCGCCGGCGCCGCGCTTCGCGCATAACCTCGCCACGCATCGATGCGACGAAGGGGCGCAGGTTCATGGCGGCGATTGACGGTCCGAGAGTGCAGGCGCGTTCCGGCAAGCCGAAGCAGCTCGTAGTTTTTCTTCACGGCTACGGCGCCGACGGCGCCGATCTCATCGAGATCGGCCGCCAATGGCGCGCCTTCCTTCCCGACGCCGATTTCGTC of Methylocystis sp. SC2 contains these proteins:
- a CDS encoding UTP--glucose-1-phosphate uridylyltransferase; this translates as MSKRIRKAVFPVAGLGTRFLPATKAVPKEMLTVVDRPVVQHVVDEAREAGIEHFIFVTGRGKGAIEDHFDMAYELEDTLRRRNKSKEYEALMSDLPAAGATSFTRQQAPLGLGHAVWCARDIIGDEPFAVLLPDMITLPARGKSARCLAEAVAAYETHGGNIIAVEEVKPEETHQYGIVARGKDYGATFEITGMVEKPPQGTAPSNFIISGRYILEPEIFALLERHEKGAGGEIQLTDAMIHLAKTRPFHAVRFDGRTYDTGSKLGFLVANVAFGLARPDVAEGLRAELKKMLD
- the galE gene encoding UDP-glucose 4-epimerase GalE; the protein is MTVLVTGGAGYIGSHTVLELLDAGEPAPVVLDDLSTGFRWSVPEGTPLVVGDFGDVDLVADLIERYAIDEIIHFAAKIVVPDSVADPLGYYLNNTAKARTLLATSVARRVKRFIFSSTAAVYGDPLHNPVTEDEPLKPVSPYGRSKLMVEWMLEDTARAHDLAYVALRYFNVAGADPKGRSGQSTPNATHLIKVAVQTALGLRPKLQVFGDDYPTPDGTCVRDYIQVTDLARAHLDALRYLREGGANLTANCGYERGFSVLEVIESVKRVSGVDFDVEMSPRRPGDPAAIVAANERIRRTLGWTPRHDDLDEIVRQALEWEKRLMARGG
- a CDS encoding helix-turn-helix transcriptional regulator, giving the protein MPKRSESLDRMFSALADPTRRAMVERLARGPANVSELAGPLNMSLPAVMQHLQTLERSGLVTSRKVGRVRTCRIQPKRFDAAQAWLARQRAHWEARFDGLDAFLEKSED
- a CDS encoding SRPBCC family protein yields the protein MGDQKLDLEISRFVAAPRARVWKAWTDPEILQQWWCPRPWTTEIRAFDFHPGGAFHTFMSGPDGGESDNPGCFLDIAPQERIIFTSMLVGGWRPASPWLAFTAILTMADEGSGTRYVARVMHKDEAERRRHEELGFYDGWGACIAQLEEAARNIS
- a CDS encoding DUF4239 domain-containing protein, with amino-acid sequence MSPKKEAPVPQSFKTLSVPQMAVLLCVGSVAVTWLGVFLFNRLAHAWIHGRRNANEMIGLTLAAYSTLYGILLGLLAVEAYQDFSSVQDIVSKEALTIATLHRDFDGFPQPTRGELQRDLHNYAREAIDTVHPPPNVPQDPHSRSPGLTALFAQVMSFQAKLKSEEIVQTEAFSRLNTLVEHRRYLIAAGANGIPKELWLVVCLGGLLLLGLICIFDMELHVHLILSGAMALFLGSVIFLIAAMDNPFNGGMTVDSGPLEAVLGAFPEAR
- a CDS encoding DUF2905 domain-containing protein produces the protein MARFVIIAGLVMAGLGLLWMVGERFGLGRLPGDLVVERGNFKFYFPLATSLILSVVGSLLLWIFSR